In Thauera sedimentorum, a single genomic region encodes these proteins:
- a CDS encoding class I SAM-dependent rRNA methyltransferase, with the protein MARLILKPGKERSLMRRHPWIFAGSVAELDGRARAGDTVDVCAADGRVLARAAWSPASQIRARVWSFDPEVAIDHAFFKRKVAESVARRAAHPLLAGQAGMRLIHGESDGLPGVIADRYGAVVVVQLTSAGADKWRTAIVGALVQATGCVAVYERSDSEVRGLEGLQPVAGCVHGELPEGPLTIVENGVTMEVDVAGGHKTGFYLDQRDNRLLTGQLAAGRQVLNCFCYTGGFSLQALAGGAAGVLSIDSSGPALAVAQRNLALNPKLDAARAEWREDDVFQALRALRAEGRKFDLIVLDPPKFAPSAAHADRAARAYKDINLLGFRLLNPGGILMSYSCSGGVGLELFQKIVAGAAIDAGVDARIIHRLSAAADHPVGLAVPEGEYLKGLACQIG; encoded by the coding sequence ATGGCCCGACTCATACTCAAGCCCGGCAAGGAGCGCTCGCTCATGCGCCGTCATCCGTGGATATTCGCCGGTTCGGTGGCGGAGCTCGACGGCCGCGCGCGTGCGGGCGACACCGTGGATGTCTGCGCGGCCGATGGCCGGGTGCTGGCGCGTGCGGCCTGGTCGCCCGCCTCGCAGATTCGCGCGCGGGTGTGGAGCTTCGATCCTGAGGTCGCCATCGATCACGCCTTCTTCAAGCGCAAGGTGGCCGAGTCGGTCGCGCGCCGTGCGGCCCATCCGCTGCTCGCCGGACAGGCCGGCATGCGCCTGATCCATGGCGAATCCGACGGCCTCCCCGGGGTCATCGCCGACCGCTACGGCGCGGTGGTGGTGGTGCAGCTCACCAGCGCCGGCGCCGACAAGTGGCGCACGGCCATCGTCGGCGCCCTGGTGCAGGCGACCGGCTGCGTGGCGGTGTATGAGCGCTCCGATTCCGAGGTGCGCGGCCTGGAAGGCCTGCAGCCGGTGGCCGGCTGCGTCCATGGCGAACTGCCGGAAGGCCCGCTGACCATCGTCGAGAACGGCGTCACCATGGAAGTGGACGTGGCCGGCGGACACAAGACGGGCTTCTACCTGGATCAGCGCGACAACCGCCTGCTTACCGGACAGCTGGCGGCCGGCCGCCAGGTGCTCAACTGCTTCTGCTATACCGGCGGCTTCTCGCTGCAGGCGCTGGCCGGCGGCGCGGCCGGCGTGCTGTCGATCGACTCCTCGGGCCCGGCGCTGGCGGTCGCGCAGCGCAATCTGGCGCTCAATCCAAAGCTCGACGCGGCGCGCGCCGAATGGCGCGAGGACGACGTCTTCCAGGCGCTGCGCGCGCTGCGCGCCGAGGGCCGCAAGTTCGACCTGATCGTGCTCGACCCGCCCAAGTTCGCGCCTTCGGCCGCGCACGCCGATCGCGCCGCGCGCGCCTACAAGGACATCAACCTGCTGGGTTTTCGCTTGCTGAACCCCGGCGGCATCCTGATGAGCTATTCCTGCTCCGGCGGCGTGGGGCTGGAACTGTTCCAGAAGATCGTCGCCGGCGCGGC